The Candidatus Deferrimicrobiaceae bacterium nucleotide sequence TGGTGGCGGGGGTCACCCCGGACCTTGCCGAAGCCTATTCCGCCACCGACATCGTCAAGAACGCGGCACGGTTCGTGGGAGGCGGGGGAGGCGGGCGCCGGGACATGGCGCAGGCAGGGGGATCGAAAACCGAAGGGTTTGCCTCGGCGGTGTCGTCGCTCTCCGCGTGGCTCGCCGACCGGATCCCCTAGCCGGCCCCGGTCTCCCGGTCGAGCGTGTTCATGTAGAGCTGGATCAGTTTGTTGAGCGGATCCTGGAACAGGGCGGTCTCCCAGGTCTCGCGGGCCTCTTTCTTCCTTCCCATCAGGTACAGGATGATGCCCCGCTGGGCGAGGGCCGGGACCATCCCGGGATGGTCGGACAGCGCCTTGTCCAGCTCCGCGAGCCCTTCCTCGTAATTTCCCGCCTCCTTCTGCGCGATGGCCAGCTGGACCCGCAGATCGGGGAACCCGGGGGCGACGAGGAGCGCATTCCGGTATTCCGCGATCGCCTCCCCGTGTTTCCCGAGGGCGAGGTAGAGCTCCCCCAGTTCCGCGTGCAGGTTGGCGATCTTCCCGGCGAGCTGGTTTCCCTGTTCCATCTTCTCCTGCTGGGTCAGCGATTCGGCGGCCCTTTGGTATGCGGCTCTGGCCTCCTCGTATCGGCCCAGCTCGTTCAGCGTGATCGCCAGCGACATGAGGGCTTCCGTGTATCCGGGGTTCTGGGCGATGCTTCGCTCAAACTCCCGGGCGGCCTCCTCGAGCTTTCCCCCGTGGTGACAGATGATCCCGAGGGTGTAATGAATGTCGGGGTAGTTCGCCCCGCCCGCCATCGCCTCGCGCAATAGGGTTTCCGCGCGTCGGAAGTCCTTTTCCGCGTAGGCCTGTTTCCCCAGCGTGATCAGCGCGGCCAGGTCCCGGTTCATCGCTTCCTCTCTCCCCATCCGGCGATTTTCTCCCGAAGGCTTTTTCTCACCTCGGCGGCTTCCTCTTTCTTCCCCTCCCGCTCCAGCGCCTCCGACAGAAGGGACAGGAGGGTGGGAAGG carries:
- a CDS encoding tetratricopeptide repeat protein — protein: MGREEAMNRDLAALITLGKQAYAEKDFRRAETLLREAMAGGANYPDIHYTLGIICHHGGKLEEAAREFERSIAQNPGYTEALMSLAITLNELGRYEEARAAYQRAAESLTQQEKMEQGNQLAGKIANLHAELGELYLALGKHGEAIAEYRNALLVAPGFPDLRVQLAIAQKEAGNYEEGLAELDKALSDHPGMVPALAQRGIILYLMGRKKEARETWETALFQDPLNKLIQLYMNTLDRETGAG